From the genome of Rhizobacter sp. AJA081-3:
GGTCGTCGCGCTCGGCCTTTTCCTTCGGCGGGATCGGGCGCCAAAGCACCAGCAGCTTGCCGATGTGCTGGATGGGCGCGGCGTTGAGCGTCTCGGCCAGCGTGGCGAAGATGGTCTCTCGCGTCTCGCGCTCGTCGGAGAACACCCTCACCTTGATCAGGCCGTGAGCGTTCAGCGCCGCGTCGACCTCTTTGCTGACGGCGGCCGTGAGGCCGTCGCCTCCGATCAGCACGACCGGATCGAGGTGATGGGCATCGGCGCGTTTGTCCTTGCGCTGGGCGGGCGTGAGCTGGATGGCAGGCATGCCCGTATTATCCGCGCCAGATGAAAGTCCAGACGAAAAGCAAGAAGGTCAACAAGGCGTGGTTGCACGACCACCTGACCGACCCCTACGTGAGGCTGGCGCAGAAGGAGGGCTATCGCGCCCGCGCCGCCTACAAGCTCAAGGAGATCGATGAGACCCTGCACCTGATCAAGCCAGGGCAATTGGTCGTCGACCTCGGCGCCACGCCAGGCGCCTGGAGCCAGTACCTGCGCCGCAAGTTCGCGCCCCGTGACGCGGGCACCGGCGGCGCGGCGGTCGGCGAGCTCAATGGCACCATCATCGCGCTGGACCTGCTTGAGTTCGAGCCGATCGAGGGCGTGCACTTCATCCAGGGCGATTTCCGCGAGGACGCCGTACTCGCAGCGCTCGACGCCCAGGTGGCCGGCCGGCCGGTGGACGTGGTCGTCTCCGACATGGCGCCCAATCTGTCGGGCATCGAAAGCACGGATTCCGCCCGCATCGGCCTGCTGGTGGAACTGGCGGTCGATTTTGCCGTCCGACACCTGAAACCCGAGGGCGCGCTCGTCTGCAAGGTATTCCATGGCAGCGGCTACAACGAGCTCGTGAAACTCTTCAAGGACACTTTCCGAGTGGTCAAACCGATCAAACCGAAGGCATCGCGCGACAAGTCCGCTGAAACCTTCCTGGCCGGCATCGGGCTCAAGGTTCGGCCGGCAGGCAGCTGAGAATCGTCATGAACTGCACGAATCGAGGCGATACACGCAGACGTTCCAGGGTGAAACCAATCCAAATGCAGGCCTTGACTCGACTAAAATCGCACACATATGCCGTGGCAATGGGCGGAATCGTGTCCGCAGCGTTGTCTGACCGGGAAAAGGAGCCGCGGTGAACAATCAATGGTTCTCTAAAGTCGCTGTTTGGCTGGTGATCGCACTCGTGCTGTTCACCGTGTTCAAGCAGTTCGACCGCGGGGCTTCGACGGCCGGACAGATCGGCTACTCCGACTTCCTCGAAGAGGTGCGCAGCAAGCGCATCAAGAGCGTCCAGTTGCAGGAAGGCGCCGGTGGCAGCACCGAGATCCGCGCCCGCACCACCGACGACAAGGAACTGCGCACCACCGCCACCTACCTCGACCGCGGCTTGGTGGGCGACCTGATCAACAACGGCATCAAGTTCGACGTCAAGCCGCGCGAGGAACCCTCGTTCCTGCTCAGCCTGCTGGCGAGCTGGGGCCCGATCCTGCTGCTCATCGGCGTCTGGATCTACTTCATGCGCCAGATGCAGGGCGGCGGCAAGGGCGGCGCCTTCAGCTTCGGCAAGAGCAAGGCGCGCATGCTCGACGAGGCCAACAACACCACCACCTTTGCCGACGTCGCCGGATGTGACGAGGCCAAGGAGGAGGTCAAGGAACTGGTCGACTTCCTGAAAGACCCGCAGAAGTTCCAGAAGCTGGGCGGGCGCATCCCGCGCGGCGTGCTGCTGGTCGGCCCCCCGGGCACCGGCAAGACGCTGCTGGCCAAGGCCATCGCCGGCGAGGCCAAGGTGCCGTTCTTCAGCATCTCCGGCTCCGACTTCGTCGAGATGTTCGTCGGCGTGGGTGCAGCCCGCGTGCGCGACATGTTCGAGCAGGCCAAGAAGAGCGCCCCGTGCATCATCTTCGTCGACGAAATCGACGCCGTGGGCCGCCATCGTGGCGCGGGCCTGGGCGGCGGCAACGACGAGCGCGAGCAGACGCTGAACCAGATGCTCGTCGAGATGGACGGTTTCGAGACCAACCTCGGCGTGATCGTGATGGCGGCGACCAACCGGCCCGACATCCTCGACCCGGCGCTGCTGCGCCCGGGCCGCTTTGACCGCCAGGTCTACGTAACGCTGCCCGACGTGCGCGGCCGCGAGCAGATCCTCAACGTGCACATGCGCAAGGTGCCGGTCGGCCAGGACATCCGCGCCGACATCCTGGCGCGCGGCACGCCGGGCTTCAGCGGTGCCGATCTGGCCAACCTGGTCAACGAGGCGGCGCTGTTCGCCGCGCGCCGCAACGGGCGCGTGGTCGAGATGGTCGACTTCGAGAAGGCCAAGGACAAGATCATGATGGGCCCCGAGCGCAAGTCCATGGTCATGCCCGAGGAAGAGCGCCGCAACACCGCCTACCACGAAGCTGGCCACGCCCTGGTGGCGCGCCTGATGCCCAAGACCGACCCGGTGCACAAGGTCACCGTGATCCCGCGCGGCCGCGCGCTGGGCGTGACGATGCAGTTGCCCGAAGGCGACCGCTACAGCATGGACAAGGAGCGCATGCTCTCGACCATCTCGGTGCTGTTTGGCGGCCGCATCGCCGAAGAGGTGTTCATGAACCAGATGACCACCGGCGCCAGCAACGACTTCGAGCGCGCCACGGCGATTGCCCGCGACATGGTGACGCGTTACGGCATGACCGACGAGCTCGGCCCGATGGTTTATGCCGAAAACGAGGGCGAGGTCTTCCTCGGCCGTTCGGTCACCAAGACGACCAACATGTCCGAGGAGACGATGCGCAAGGTCGACGGCGTGATCCGCCGCATCATCGACGAGCAGTACAACATTGCGCGCAAGCACATCGAAGAGAACCAGGACAAGATGCACGCGATGGCCAAGGCACTGCTCGAATGGGAAACCATCGACAGCGACCAGATCGAGGACATCATGACCGGCAAGCCGCCGCGGCCGCCGAAGGACTGGACGACGCCTTCGGGCAAGGGCAGCACTGCCGTGCCGCCGGTCAGCCCGGGCAGCGCGACGGCCACGGCCTGACCGAGAGCCAACGCAGCGTTTTTCGACGGGGCTTCGGCCCCGTTCGTGTTTTCAGACCCGCTCCGCAACGATGTTCTGGCAGACCACCCGCTTCAGGATCGACCTCGCGCGCCCGCGCGTGATGGGCATCGTCAACGTCACGCCGGACTCGTTTTCCGACGGCGGCCGCCACGGCGACACGTCGACGGCACTGGCGCATTGCGAGCAACTGCTGGCCGAGGGCGCCGATATCCTCGATATCGGCGGCGAGTCGAGCCGCCCCGGCGCGGCGCCGGTGCCGCTGGCGCAGGAACTCTCGCGGGTGCTGCCGGTGATCCAGGGCGCTTTGCAGTTCGGCGTGCCGCTGTCGGTGGACACCGTGAAGCCCGAGGTGATGCAGCGCGTGCTCGACCTCGGTGCCGACATCGTCAACGACATCAACGCGCTGCGCCTGCCTGGTGCGCTCGAGGCGGTGGCGGCCCACCCGCAATGCGGCGTCTGCCTGATGCACATGCATGGCGACCCGGCCACGATGCAGAGCCGACCAGCCTACGACGACGTGGTGGCCGAGGTGTCGGACTTCCTGCACGAGCGCGCCGCAGTGCTGCTGCGGCGGGGCGTGGGGCTTGAGCGCATCGTGTTCGACCCGGGTATCGGCTTCGGCAAGAGCGTGGCGCACAACCTCGAGTTGCTGCGCCGCCAGCGCGAGTTGCTGGCGCTGGGCCGGCCGCTGCTGCTGGGATGGTCGCGCAAATCCACGCTGGGCACGCTGACCGGCCGGCCGGTCGGCGAGCGGCTGGCGGCCAGCGTCGCGGCGGCGCTGGCTTCGGTGCAACTGGGGGCGCGCGTCGTTCGTGTGCACGATGTCGCGGCCACGGTCGACGCCCTGAAGGTGTGGGATGGCGCAGGACTGGGCGGCTGACAGAATCGCCGCCGGAGGATTGACATGAGCAGAAACTACTTCGGCACCGACGGCATCCGCGGCACGGTCGGCCAGGGCGCGATCACCGCCGACTTCATGCTTCGCATCGGCCATGCCGTAGGCCGCGTGTTGCGGGCCAGCGAGACCCGCCCGACGGTGCTGATCGGCAAGGACACGCGCATCTCGGGCTACATGATCGAGTCGGCGCTGGAGGCCGGGTTCACCTCGGCTGGCGTTGATGTGCTGATGACCGGCCCGCTGCCCACGCCTGGCGTGGCCTACATGACCCGGGCGCTGCGCCTGAGCCTGGGCGTGGTGATCAGCGCTTCGCACAACCCCTTCGAGGACAACGGAATCAAGTTCTTCTCGGCGCGCGGCGAGAAGCTGCCCGATGCCTGGGAGCAGCAGGTCGAGTCCGAGCTCGAGAAGCCGGCGCAGTGGGTCGACTCCGCTCGCCTGGGCAAGGTGCGCAAGCTGGAAGACGCCCGCGGCCGCTACATCGAGTTCTGCAAGAGCACCTTCAGCAACGACCTGTCGCTCAAGGGCCTGAAGATCGTCGTCGATGCGGCGCATGGCGCAGCCTCGCGCGTGGCGCCGAACGTGTTCCACGAACTCGGCGCCGAGGTGATCGAGATCGGCTGCAGCCCCGACGGGCTGAACATCAATGCCGGTTTCGGCGCCACCGCACCGGCCGCCTTGGTGGCGGCCGTCAAGGAACACCATGCCGACTACGGCGTAGCGCTCGACGGCGATGCCGACCGGCTGCAGCTGGTCGATGCCGCCGGGCGCCTGTACAACGGCGACGAGCTGCTTTTCGTGATGGTGGCCGACCGACTGGCGCAAGCGCAGAGCGTGCCGGGCGCCGTGGGCACATTGATGACCAACATGGCGGTCGAGGTGGCGCTGAAGGAGCGCGGCATCGACTTCGTGCGCGCGAAGGTCGGAGACCGCTACATCCTCGAGGAACTGGCCGCACGCGGCTGGCAGCTCGGCGGCGAGGGCTCGGGCCACCTGCTCGCGCTGGACAAGCACACCACCGGTGACGGCATCGTGAGTGCGCTGCAGATCCTGCAGGCGGTGCGGCGCAGCGGCCAATCGCTGGCCGAACTGCTGCACGGGGTCACGCTGTTCCCGCAGACCTTGATCAACGTGCGTCTGGCCGAGGGCAGCGACTGGAAGAAGAACGCCTCGCTGGCAGCCATGCAGGAGCGCGTGACGCGCGAGCTCGGCGGCGACGGGCGCATCCTGATCCGTGCATCCGGCACCGAGCCGGTGCTGCGCGTGATGGTCGAGGCACGCGACGCCGCCGTGGCCAGGCGCTGCGCCGAACAGTTGTCCGACGCGGCGCGCGGCTGACCTACTTCTTCGGCGGCATCAGCACGCGGTCGATGACGTGCACGACGCCGTTGCTGGCCGGCACGTCGGCCTGGGTGACCATGGCGTCTTCTACGGTGACGAAGGTTCCCGACTTCGCCAGGGCTACGTTGGCACCTTGAACAGTCTTGGTGCTGGCGTTCTTCACGTCCGCCGACACGATCTTGCCGGCGACCACGTGATAGCTGAGAACCGACTTGAGCAGGTCCTTGTTCGCTGCCAGCTCGGCCATCGTCTTCGCCGGTACTGCCTTGAAAGCGTCATCGCTGGGAGCGAAAACCGTGTAGGGGCCAGCGCCGCGCAGGGTCTCGGTCAGGCCGGCATCGGCGATCAGCTTGCTCAGCGTGCTCAACTGCGGCGTACGGGAAGCGGTGTCGGCGACGTTGGTGGGTGCAGCGGTCGTAGCGCAGCCGGCCAGGAAGGCCAGCGCAACGGCCAGCGGGGCGAGAGAACGGAACATGGGACGAACTCCTGTCAGGTCGTGTCTTGGGAGGAACGGACGGGAGGCTATCCATGCTTTGTGACGAAGCCGTGACCGCGACGTGACGCCCGGTCACCCCGGGGTCGCGACCCATTCGATGTCATGGCAATGTCACATTCCCACCCTAGAGTGCCGGGTATCCCTGAGGAAACCCTTCACGAAAGGCTGTTCATGACTTCATCGATCTTCCGCGGCACGGCGCTGGCCGCCACGCTGATTCTCTCTACTGCAGGAGCCATGGCGCAGGACATCACGGGCGCCGGCGCGACCTTCCCGGCACCGATCTACGCGAAATGGGCGGATGCCTACAACAAGGCCACGGGCGCAAGAATCAACTATCAGTCGGTGGGCTCGGGCGCGGGCATCAAGCAAATCAAGTCCAAGACCGTCGATTTCGGAGCGAGCGACATGCCGCTGAAGGACGACGAACTGGCCAAGGACGGCCTGGTCCAGTTTCCGACGGTGATCGGTGGCGTGGTGCCGGTGGTCAACATCAAGGGCATCGCGCCGGGGCAGATCAAGCTGACCGGGCAGGTGCTCGGTGACATCTACCTCGCCAAGATCACGAAGTGGAACGATGCGGCCCTGGCGGCGCTGAATCCAGGCGTACCTCTGCCCGACGCTGCCATCTCCGTGGTGCGCCGCGCCGACGGATCGGGAACGACGTTCATCTTCACGAACTACCTGTCCAAGGTCAACAGCGAGTGGCAAGCGAAGGTGGGCGAAGGTACGGCCGTGAACTGGCCCACCGGCGCGGGCGGCAAGGGCAATGAGGGCGTGGCGGCTTTCGTGCAGCGCTTGCCCAACTCGATCGGCTATGTCGAGTATGCGTACGTCAAGCAGAACAAGATGACCTACGTGATGCTCAAGAACAAGGACGGGAACTTCGCGGCGCCGGACGATGCGAACTTCAAGGCGGCTGCTGCCGGCGCGGAGTGGTCCAAGAGCTTCTACCAGATCCTCACCGAGCAGCCGGGCAAGGAAACCTGGCCGATCAGCGGTGCCACCTTCATTCTCATGTACAAGAGCCAGGAGAAGCCGCAGAACGCCGCGAGTGCGCTGAAGTTCTTCGACTGGGCTTACAACAGCGGTGACCAGATGGCGGCCGAACTCGAGTACGTGCCGCTGCCCGACGCAGTCAAGGCACTGGTTCGCAAGCAGTGGGCCGACAACATCAAGGACGCCTCCGGCAAGGTGATTGCCTACAAGTAGATCGGCGACATGTCGGGCTTGAGCATTGGCTTGCTCGGCTCGGCACGGCGCGGGGTGGAGTCCTTCATTGGGCTCACCCCGCCGTTGTTTGACACGGAGGACTCGACGTGGCCGCTACACTGCCCGCAAAACCATTCCCCGACGAGCAGAAGATGGATCGATCGCACTCGCAGGGGCGGCCGCCGGCTCAGAGGCGAGCTTCTCCCTGGGCTGACACTCTCTTCTCGGTGCTGGCCCACGGCGCCGCCGTGGTGACGCTCGTCCTTCTGGCCGGCATCATTCTCTCGCTCGTCATTGGCGCATGGCCCGCGATTCGCGAGTACGGGCTGAGCTTCCTCTGGCGCAGCGAGTGGGACCCCGTTCAAAACAAGTACGGCGGGCTGGTGATGATCTACGGCACGCTGATGACATCGTTCATCGCGCTGCTGATCGCGGTTCCCGTCAGCTTCGGAATCGCCTTGTTCCTCACCGAGTTGTCGCCGTCCTGGTTGAAGCGCCCGCTCGGCACGGCGATCGAACTTCTCGCAGCGGTGCCTTCCATCGTCTACGGCATGTGGGGTTTGCTGGTGTTCAGCCCCATCCTGTCGAAGTACGTGCAGCAGCCCCTGCAGTCTGCCTTCGGCGATGTTCCGGTACTTGGGGCGCTGTTCAGCGGCGCGCCTGTGGGCATCGGCCTGCTGTCTGCGGGCATCATCCTGGCGATCATGGTGATCCCGTTCATCGCCGCGGTGATGCGCGACGTCTTCGAGGTCACCCCGCCCATGCTCAAGGAATCGTCGTATGCGCTCGGCGCCACGACGTGGGAAGTGGTCTATCGCGTCGTGTTGCCGTACACCAAGACAGGCGTCGTGGGGGGCATCATGCTGGGGCTCGGTCGCGCACTGGGCGAGACGATGGCTGTCACCTTCGTCATCGGGAACTTCAACCAACTGGAATCCCTGTCGTTGTTCGAGGCGGCCAACAGCATCACGTCGGCGCTTGCCAATGAGTTCGCGG
Proteins encoded in this window:
- the glmM gene encoding phosphoglucosamine mutase, whose product is MSRNYFGTDGIRGTVGQGAITADFMLRIGHAVGRVLRASETRPTVLIGKDTRISGYMIESALEAGFTSAGVDVLMTGPLPTPGVAYMTRALRLSLGVVISASHNPFEDNGIKFFSARGEKLPDAWEQQVESELEKPAQWVDSARLGKVRKLEDARGRYIEFCKSTFSNDLSLKGLKIVVDAAHGAASRVAPNVFHELGAEVIEIGCSPDGLNINAGFGATAPAALVAAVKEHHADYGVALDGDADRLQLVDAAGRLYNGDELLFVMVADRLAQAQSVPGAVGTLMTNMAVEVALKERGIDFVRAKVGDRYILEELAARGWQLGGEGSGHLLALDKHTTGDGIVSALQILQAVRRSGQSLAELLHGVTLFPQTLINVRLAEGSDWKKNASLAAMQERVTRELGGDGRILIRASGTEPVLRVMVEARDAAVARRCAEQLSDAARG
- a CDS encoding YhbY family RNA-binding protein, which produces MPAIQLTPAQRKDKRADAHHLDPVVLIGGDGLTAAVSKEVDAALNAHGLIKVRVFSDERETRETIFATLAETLNAAPIQHIGKLLVLWRPIPPKEKAERDDRMPGPKVVKVLKFSRSGNHRPQIKKVKVLGNQRLAAGGEVKRARKRVTSIKKSAAE
- the ftsH gene encoding ATP-dependent zinc metalloprotease FtsH → MNNQWFSKVAVWLVIALVLFTVFKQFDRGASTAGQIGYSDFLEEVRSKRIKSVQLQEGAGGSTEIRARTTDDKELRTTATYLDRGLVGDLINNGIKFDVKPREEPSFLLSLLASWGPILLLIGVWIYFMRQMQGGGKGGAFSFGKSKARMLDEANNTTTFADVAGCDEAKEEVKELVDFLKDPQKFQKLGGRIPRGVLLVGPPGTGKTLLAKAIAGEAKVPFFSISGSDFVEMFVGVGAARVRDMFEQAKKSAPCIIFVDEIDAVGRHRGAGLGGGNDEREQTLNQMLVEMDGFETNLGVIVMAATNRPDILDPALLRPGRFDRQVYVTLPDVRGREQILNVHMRKVPVGQDIRADILARGTPGFSGADLANLVNEAALFAARRNGRVVEMVDFEKAKDKIMMGPERKSMVMPEEERRNTAYHEAGHALVARLMPKTDPVHKVTVIPRGRALGVTMQLPEGDRYSMDKERMLSTISVLFGGRIAEEVFMNQMTTGASNDFERATAIARDMVTRYGMTDELGPMVYAENEGEVFLGRSVTKTTNMSEETMRKVDGVIRRIIDEQYNIARKHIEENQDKMHAMAKALLEWETIDSDQIEDIMTGKPPRPPKDWTTPSGKGSTAVPPVSPGSATATA
- the pstS gene encoding phosphate ABC transporter substrate-binding protein PstS; translated protein: MTSSIFRGTALAATLILSTAGAMAQDITGAGATFPAPIYAKWADAYNKATGARINYQSVGSGAGIKQIKSKTVDFGASDMPLKDDELAKDGLVQFPTVIGGVVPVVNIKGIAPGQIKLTGQVLGDIYLAKITKWNDAALAALNPGVPLPDAAISVVRRADGSGTTFIFTNYLSKVNSEWQAKVGEGTAVNWPTGAGGKGNEGVAAFVQRLPNSIGYVEYAYVKQNKMTYVMLKNKDGNFAAPDDANFKAAAAGAEWSKSFYQILTEQPGKETWPISGATFILMYKSQEKPQNAASALKFFDWAYNSGDQMAAELEYVPLPDAVKALVRKQWADNIKDASGKVIAYK
- the pstC gene encoding phosphate ABC transporter permease PstC; its protein translation is MDRSHSQGRPPAQRRASPWADTLFSVLAHGAAVVTLVLLAGIILSLVIGAWPAIREYGLSFLWRSEWDPVQNKYGGLVMIYGTLMTSFIALLIAVPVSFGIALFLTELSPSWLKRPLGTAIELLAAVPSIVYGMWGLLVFSPILSKYVQQPLQSAFGDVPVLGALFSGAPVGIGLLSAGIILAIMVIPFIAAVMRDVFEVTPPMLKESSYALGATTWEVVYRVVLPYTKTGVVGGIMLGLGRALGETMAVTFVIGNFNQLESLSLFEAANSITSALANEFAEAGEGLHQASLIYLGLVLFFITFVVLSLSKLLLTQLKKGEGSRT
- the folP gene encoding dihydropteroate synthase; this translates as MFWQTTRFRIDLARPRVMGIVNVTPDSFSDGGRHGDTSTALAHCEQLLAEGADILDIGGESSRPGAAPVPLAQELSRVLPVIQGALQFGVPLSVDTVKPEVMQRVLDLGADIVNDINALRLPGALEAVAAHPQCGVCLMHMHGDPATMQSRPAYDDVVAEVSDFLHERAAVLLRRGVGLERIVFDPGIGFGKSVAHNLELLRRQRELLALGRPLLLGWSRKSTLGTLTGRPVGERLAASVAAALASVQLGARVVRVHDVAATVDALKVWDGAGLGG
- a CDS encoding RlmE family RNA methyltransferase, whose translation is MKVQTKSKKVNKAWLHDHLTDPYVRLAQKEGYRARAAYKLKEIDETLHLIKPGQLVVDLGATPGAWSQYLRRKFAPRDAGTGGAAVGELNGTIIALDLLEFEPIEGVHFIQGDFREDAVLAALDAQVAGRPVDVVVSDMAPNLSGIESTDSARIGLLVELAVDFAVRHLKPEGALVCKVFHGSGYNELVKLFKDTFRVVKPIKPKASRDKSAETFLAGIGLKVRPAGS
- a CDS encoding fasciclin domain-containing protein — translated: MFRSLAPLAVALAFLAGCATTAAPTNVADTASRTPQLSTLSKLIADAGLTETLRGAGPYTVFAPSDDAFKAVPAKTMAELAANKDLLKSVLSYHVVAGKIVSADVKNASTKTVQGANVALAKSGTFVTVEDAMVTQADVPASNGVVHVIDRVLMPPKK